In Edaphobacter aggregans, the sequence CGGCGGCTACGGCGTCCTGAATGGCGAGGTTGATGCCGATGCCTCCGACAGGGGACATGGCGTGGGCGGCGTCGCCGATGCAAAGGAGGCCGGGGCGGTGCCAGCGGGTGAGGCGGTTGATCTGGACGGAGAGAAGCTTGACCTGATCCCAGTCGGTGACCTCGTCTACGCGGTCGGCAAGAGAGGGAACAAGACGGGCGATACAGGCGCGGAAGGCGGGAAGGCCGGCGGGCTGGATCGAGGTAGTGAAGCTGTCTTTGGCGATGAGGAAGGCGCACTGAAAGTAGTCGTCGCGAGGGATGAGGACGGCGAAGGTGCCGTAGTTGGCGTTACCGAGGACGTTGGAGGGGTCGGTTTCATCGCGGCGCAGGCGGAACCAGAGAACGTCGATGGGGACTCCGGTCTCGTGGAGCGGTAGTCCAGAGGCGGCTCGAGAGATGGAGTGACGACCGTCGCAGCCTACGACAAGGGTAGCGTGAATTTCGGTGGGACCGGAGGGGGTGTTGGCGCGGACGCCTATGACGCAGTGGCTGTCGTTTTCTATGAGGTCGGTGACCTCGTGCTCCATGAGGAGGTGGAAAGTGGGGAACTTTGCTGCCTGTGAGGCGAGGAAGTTGAGGAAGTCCCACTGGGGCATGAGAGCGACGAATTTTGAGTGAGTGGGAAGATGGGTGAGGTCGGCTATGGGGAAGTATTCGCCGCCGATGGCGAGGGTGAACGCGGAGATCTGCTGATGGGGAAGAGCCAGGAAGGCGTCGAGGATGCCTAGCTCGTACATGAGTTCGAGGGTGGAGGGGTGGATGGTGTCGCCGCGGAAGTCTCGGAAGAAGTCTTTGTGCTTTTCGAGGACGGTGACGTGGTGGCCGTCGCGGGCGAGGAGGTAGCCGAGCATCATGCCAGCGGGGCCTCCGCCTACGATGCAGCATGTGGTTTGGAGTGCTGGCGTGGCGGTGGCCATAGTGGGATGAGGGTAGCAAGGGTTTGGTGGGAGGTCAAAAGGTCGGGGCTTGAGAGGGGATGGATTTTGCTGGAGAAATAGAGACAACTACAACGACA encodes:
- a CDS encoding FAD-dependent oxidoreductase — translated: MATATPALQTTCCIVGGGPAGMMLGYLLARDGHHVTVLEKHKDFFRDFRGDTIHPSTLELMYELGILDAFLALPHQQISAFTLAIGGEYFPIADLTHLPTHSKFVALMPQWDFLNFLASQAAKFPTFHLLMEHEVTDLIENDSHCVIGVRANTPSGPTEIHATLVVGCDGRHSISRAASGLPLHETGVPIDVLWFRLRRDETDPSNVLGNANYGTFAVLIPRDDYFQCAFLIAKDSFTTSIQPAGLPAFRACIARLVPSLADRVDEVTDWDQVKLLSVQINRLTRWHRPGLLCIGDAAHAMSPVGGIGINLAIQDAVAAARILSPVLSTSIVTELTLERIQHRRELPTRITQSFQAIVHGFLSKTLGDPAPIKPPPILRILSPHPFFRRLLARFIGMGVRPEHIQPH